A stretch of DNA from Enterococcus gilvus ATCC BAA-350:
ATCTTTTATATTAATATAAAAGATACATAAGAGGGTGAATGGTATGAGGGATGATGACGCAGACAAGAAGAAGGAAAATACTTATGACTTGTTGCTGAAATTAACTAAAAAAAATGGACCAGGATTTATGATATATGCTGGAAGTGATGAGGAGATTCATAGTCTTTTATTTTCATGGATAGACGTGGCAGAAGGCTTGAAAAAAGAAAATAGGAAGTTAAGAAAGATTCACCTCCAAAATAAAAAAACATATAAAGAAAGAATTGAAAAACTCGAGAGGGAATGTAATGAAGAAAAAGAGAGAGCAGATAGACTAGAAAATGAACTCGAAAGAGTGAAAGGAAAATTGAAAAAAAGAAGTGAAGAGGAAATAGCGTTTTATAATAGAGCGTTAGATTTAGAGGATCAGCTAAATAGAAAAAAGAAAATTCTCGATTTAAAAGAATATGATAGTGATCAAAAAATTGCGAACTCTGCTCAAGTGTATAATAAAAAGATTAGTAATTTAAAAAGTGAGATACTCGTTCAAAAGAAGAAGATTAGGGAGTTAGAAACTATAAAACCATTTTTTCACCAAAAGAAAAGAACGGGGGAAGGGCTGAATCCAGAAGATAAAAAAAATACCCTTGATAGTAAGAGACGTGGTGGCTGTCAATTGACCGATAAGCAAATTGAACGGTTATTGCTTATCTATAAAGAAAAGGAACGTGTTCCGATAACTGAAGCAATAAGCAAGTTAGCAATTACACGCAGAACCTATTACAGAGTGATCAATCTAAATTACAAATACGAAGAAACCAGGGATAGAATTACAAAGATTGCGTTTGATCTCGGTGTAGTTTTACCTGAAAAAGGGAAATAATCTGTGTCGGTGCGTTGGATATATCAAAGTGGATTACTAAGAAAAAGCTACGGAGAAGTGATGAAGTGCGCCCCTTGAGTTAGACCAGAAAATCTAACTTAAGGGGTGGAAATGTCAAGAAAAACTGGACATTAAGTTAAGGGATTTTGTTGGAATGGCAAGACTTTTATGAACAAAAAGATAAGTTAATTTGGGGCCTGCAACATTTTAGTTAACATTCGGTTAGATTACTTATTTTCTTCGCCTCAAATTGTCGAGGAGTCATCATAAATTTTGTATGGATTCTTTTATTTGGATAATAGTCCTCTAAATAATCTTGAATCAACACCTTCATCTCTAGTTTACTTTTATGCTTATTGGGTTCGATTAATTCTCGTTTGATCGATCGATGAAACGATTCGATTACCGCATTGTCAACAGCTCTTGATAGCTAAGAGACCGATATTGGCTACCTCTATCGGAATGAATTACCGCAGGCAATTCTCCTTTATAAATTTTTAATGGATGGATGACAATTTCTTTTTTCATGTTTGAATCCAGCATATAGCAACGTGGAATACGAGTTGCTAAGTCAATGTAGGTGGACAAATAGAGGCGACCGTCATTACAAGGAATGTAAGTAATATCTGTCACCCAAACAGCATCAATTTGGCTCTGTTCAAATTGTCGATTCAATAAATTTTCTTTTACTATTTCTTCGATTGCTTTTCCTCTGCCATAAGAAGGTTGGCGTCGATGAAATCCTTTTGCACATAAATTCATTCCACGCATAAGGACCGCCACAACACGTTTATTAGTCTCTATTCCTTCATCGTAAAGTTGTTGAGCGATTCTTGGAGATCCGTATCGACCTTTGTGTTCGTAGAACACTCGCTTAATATTCTGTTTTAAAAAATCATGGCGGAGTTGAGTCCTATTGGGGCGACGATTCCGCCATAAATAATATCCTTGCCTACTTACATTTAAAATCCTGCACAAAGTTTGAATTGAATATTGTTGATGATGTTTGTGAACAAACTCAAAACGAACTACTTTTTTTGCTTCACAAACGTGTCGAACTTTTTTAGAATTTCATTTTCCTCTGTTAGCCGTTTATTTTTTTGTTCAAGAATGTAGAAATCTGCTTTATCAGGTAATCTTTTTCCTTTTCCAGCAAAAGCATTTTTCCCGTATCGACGATATTCTGAAACCCATCGGGAAATGGTTGGACGAGAGATATTGTATTCTTCAGCGATTCCCTTGGTAGTTACTTTTTTCTCAAGGAGATCCTGTGAAATCTTTAGTTTAAATTCACGATCATATGTTTTTCTCAATAGAGTTCATTCCTTCCGGTAACGTAACAGGTAGTCAAGAAAAGTGTATCATAGCCCGTGTCCTCAGATAGTGATGACTATTTAGAAGCGTTGTATAATGCACGAGGTATCACCTTTACACTGTATGAGCTAAACCAAAAAGATACCGTTAGTGATGATTACGTTAGAAATTATAAGGAAATCAAGCTTTCCAAGGGTTCCGCGTATCTCTTTGAACAATTAGACCCTTTTGAGGAGTTAGAGGCGAGAGTAGAGAGTAGCGAGAAAATTCTTTGAACAGCAAAATAAGTTTGTTGAGCTGAAATGCTATGGCGATATTTCGGAAAAAGAAATCACGAAGGTCCTTGATCAGCTTTCCCTTGTCAATGTGGCAACCGAGGAAGAAGCGACGGAAACGATCGAATACCTGACTCCCGAGGATGAAGCAGAACGGATGGGAACTGTTGACCCAATGATCTTAGACAGCAACAACAAAAAGGAAGTCGTCCAGCTCAATGAAGCGATCCAAACGATGGATATCTACGGTACGCCCGTGCAAGAAATCACTGCAACCAAGGTAACACTTAGCGATACGATCGCTCCGAAATACTTGTCGATCTTAAAGAAGCAAGTGAAAGCAGGAACGTATACTGAACAGGAATTTGGCGAAAAATGGGACAAAAAAGGCACGCTTCAACCGATCACAGCGACAGAATACAGCTATGGTGATGGAAAAAATACCACGAATAAAAAAATCAGAGAAGTGGACATACAACCTAAATACCTAGAAATCGAACTCAAGTCAAGAATATACAGGAAGAAACGATTGATGGTGGACTTATACTTCCGCAGATAGAACAGTTAGCCAAAGAAGGAACGACCATTACGGATTTACCGAAAGAGACGACTCTGGTTCAAAAGGATTCATCAGATTCTTACCGCTATATAGCCGGCTCCGTAAGTCCATTACCGACAACGGTTGGAAAAATCGTTGATGATCTTGTCGTCGAAGCAGACCCAGAGGAACAACCCATTGCTCCCGGCGAAACAGCCACCGTTACTGTTGGCTATATTTTAGCAAGAGAAAACTACAGCAATCTCTTCTTAAACCTGAACGCCTATTCACCAGGAAATCGCTATATTCAGTTAACGCAGTAACCCAAATCTCTCAAAGGCAAAAGGACCACATTTCGAGTCAATAGAAATGTGGTCCTTGTTGATGCTATCGAGTGTTTGGCAAGTGCTCTCGTAATTTGAACCTATTAGTTACACTAAACCTGTAGCGAAATCCCTCGTCAATACTTATGAGTAGCATTCATAAAAAATTCGATTGATTTCCCCCTCAAAAACCTAATTGTTTTCTTTAAAATAGTGCTATTATGGAATGATAACTACCGAAATAGCAAGAAACGAAGAGCGTTTGAATGTAAAAAATGAGGCTATAATTGCCGAATATTTTAGAACAGAGGATGATATCATGGATTATTATTTTGAGAAGGCCTTAGAAATAGATGTTTCTGACATAGTTCAAATAATTGAAGACAGAATTGAGTGGATGAACAAGGAAGAGATCCATCAGTGGAACGAAACCAAATACTTCGACGTATACCCTCAATCCTACTTCTGTAAACTTGTAAAACAAGGGGAACTATTTGTACTCAGATCAAGATCAAAAGGGACAATAGTAGGAGTTGCGGCGCTGTTTACAGAGGACCCAAGATGGGAGAAGGTCAGCAAAGAACCATCCTATTATGTGCATCATCTTGCAACGGCATTAAATAAACCGGGTTTAGGGAAATTGCTATTAAAATTTATTGAAATGAAGGCGGAAAAAGACCATAGGACTGTTCGCTTAGATTGTGCAAAAGATAATTCGTTTTTGAATACTTATTATTCAGAGTTAGGTTACCGTCATGTAGGAACTTGTGTAGATGGACTGTACACAGGAAATCTCAGACAAAAAAGGCTTGGATGAATTAAGGAAAATAAAAAAATCTGTTAGTAGACTTCAAGGTCAACTAACAGATTTTTATTCTTAAAATAGTAAGAGCTTACCCTCACTAAACACCGGTTACATCACAGGGAAGATCAAATTACCGACCGTCTACAGTGCATCTGGTTCATTTGATTCCTTCATTTCGATTGTGTGGGGAAACGCTGGTTCATCGCTTCTACATATTTTCTTTGTTCGATCATGAAATTGACCGCGAAAACCGCACACAATGCGTATAGGAAGATGTTGACTTGTTCAGATAAATGAGGCAGCAAAATGTTTGGAATGATCATGATTAGAAACGAAGCAAATGCCCAGATCCAACGATGAACTCGAACTCCTTTTTTTTCCAACTTGTTTAATGAGAACTGACTGATCGTCAATACCACTAAGAAAAATGCAAATACGATAAACCAATACATAGTTTCGCCATCCTTTCTTCGAAAAACGAGTTATTCAGCAGCACTTGTTTCAACTTGCGCCATTTCGTCTTGAACCATCTTTTTGTCATATGCCTTTACAAATGGATAGTAAATGATTCCCGCAACGAGTAAGTTCACCAGGATCAGTACCACGACGCGCCAATCATTTCCGGCACTCAGAAAGCCACCGATCGGAGCGGGCAGCGTCCACGCTTGATAGGTGCTAAACCCGTTGACAAGACCGAATTTTATGGCGGAATAGGAGATCGTCGTTAATACTAACGGTACTAGATTGAAGGGGATGAACATGTACGGATTCAGAATCATTGGTGCACCGAACATCATCGGCTCATTGATATTAAAAATCCCGGGAATCAAGGTGAAGCGTCCGACTTCTTTTAAAAATTTTGACCGACAAATGAACAGGAACAACACAGCAACTACGATCGTTGCACCTGCTCCGCCAATGGTCACTGTCCATTGGTAAAATTGTTCCGGTGCGATATAAGGCAGCTCTGTCGCAGGTGTTCCTGAGGCAAGAGCTTTTGCATTATCATCTAGCATTACTAGCCAAATTGGACGGATGACCGACCCGACAATACTCATCCCGTGTATCCCGAATGACCACAATAAATGGATGAAGAACATTGGCAGTAAAGCACCGAACAGGTTATTTCCTAGCAAACCAGTGATTGGTTTGAACATGGCCATCAGTGCAGAATTCACATCGAATCCGATGATATCGCGAATGATCCATAACGTGATCAGCACAACGGCTCCGGGGATCAACGCTTCAAAAGAACGTGCGACTGCCGGTGGTACTTGTTCAGGCATCTTGATCGTGATTTTTTTATTGGTGAAGAAACGGTACACTTCAACAGAGAAAATCATTGCTAAAATACCAGAGAACATGCCGGAAGCACCTAATGATGCCATTGGCAAAACGAATCCTAACGGTGCATCTGCTGGCGTGGTCACATTCACAGGCATCTGTAACATGAAGAAGGCACCCAAGGACAACACTCCACCGGTTGTCGGGTCAAGCTTGTAGGATTTCGCAAGGTCAGATCCCATGATAAAGGTCGCGTAGATAGCCATTAATCCCATCGTCATGCGGAAGGGCAGAGCGATGGTTTCACTATAAGGGGCCAATAAATCTGCGATTGGTTTATAAGGAATATTTACAAAAATTAGAAAGAAGCTGCCGATCAAAATGAGAGACAACGTCGACACGACCCCATTACGTATTGCTAATAGGTGTCGTTGTGTCCCTAATTTAGACATTGGCGGCACAAGTTTTTCTTCAATGATCTTCATGAATCTATCCATGGTAAGTCTCCTTTTTCATTTTAATGTATTTATTTTTCCTGTCAGAAAAATAAGTTTGCTTTTCAAGCCGTATACCATCCAACTAGGAGGGTTCCTGTTTGTCTGCTTGAAAAAGATTGGGATCGTTCTAACTGATAAACTGTTAAAAGTTGGACTGGCATCCTTTTTTGCAACTCTGTATTCTTTATTTTTTATAGAAATTTTTCTTATAGTTTTTCACTAGTTTTGACGATTGCTCTAATTTGGAAATACTGGTTTCATAATATCGACTGACATAATCGTAAAAAATAATATCAATAGCCATAAACTGTAACATCAGCGAATCTGTTGCAGCGATCTTCCCTGGTAACTCGATCGGTTGACTCGTGTGAATGTCAATGTCCCCGAGTTCAGAGATTGTGCTGCTGCCTTTTTTGGTCATCGTAATGGTCGCAACATTCTGTTCTTTCGCAATCTTCAGCGCATGTACCGCTTCTGGCGTTTCGCCTGAATTCGATATGACCCACAAGAGATCGTCCTTGTTTGCATTTGCCACTATTGGAAGGATGTCGTTTAGATTATTAAACGTGCTGACGATCGTTCCAATGCTTCCCCACTTTTGGGCGATATCTTGAGCGACTAAATTCGATGCGCCTACGCCAAAAACCAATAAACGCGTCGTCCGAGCAACTAATTGGCTTAGTTGACTGATTTGCGCATCTTCCAGTTCTTCTACGGTTTCAGCTAATGAACTTTGAACGTTTAGTAATAATCGCTCTTTGATTGAATGGATTGCCTCATTTTTTCGTACTTCTGGTTGTATTTTTTGACTTAATTCCCCGCTGCTTAAATCCGCGGATAATTCAATTTTAAGTTGCGGGAATCCATATACCTTCAATCGTTTACACAAACGAATGACTGCCGCACTGCTTGAATTGGCCGCTGTCGCCACTTGTTGCGCGGTCATTTTCAACACTTCTTCTGGTTGATCCAGAATGAATTGCGCGATTTTTAACTCGGATTTTGAAAAAGCATCTTTTTGTTCTTGAATTTTAGCAAAAATCGGCATTCTTGTTCCTCCCATGCTCTCTTACCGTAATCTATTGACCTCCTTCTCTTCATCTTTCTTCTCATTCCCCGTTTTAGAAATTCGATTTCATTTCTTCAATGTTATTGAAATAAAATTTCATTTCAGATATAATGTAAACGTATTCTTATTCCATGTCAAGTTTTTTGGAGGAAAAATTTATGCAGTATAAAATTGGAATTGATAGTGGCGGAACGCACATTACCGCTCAAGCATATACATCAAATAAAGAATTGATCGCCGAGACAACAGCCGGACCTGGAAACAGCTTCGTTGATACTAACCAGACAAAGAGAAATATTTTGGCTGCTTTAGATAAACTCTTTGAAGAATTACCAGTTAACAAGTGCGAATTGATCTTAGCTGGTGTTGCGGGTAGTCAAAGCGCTGGAAATCAGAAAGAACTTGCTGAATATATTGAAAAAAAAGTACAGCGACCAACTATCGTGCTTTCCGATGCTGAACTCGCACTGTTGAAAGGTCTGCAAGGGTCTAATGGACTATTGGTTATTGCGGGGACAGGCTCGATCGTTTTGGGTCGCTTTAATCAGACACCTTATCGTGCGGGCGGCTGGGGACAGTTATTAGGGGATCAAGGGAGTGCCTATGATCTAGTACGGCAGGCGTTTAAAGGGATGTTGAAAGAGGCGGACCGAGGACAGGTGGGGGAATTGACGGCATTGATTTTACCGATTATCGGTGTGAAGGATATTTTTGAAGCTGTGCATTTGTTCAATCGTCTTTCCCGCAACGAACTGGCTGCTTATGGAAAAAAGTTTGCCGAACACGGTGATCAAAACGAAGCATTCCAAGCAATAATGAAAAAATCTGGAGAGCAGTTAGCAGAACAAGCTTTAGATATATTAGATCGGGCGGGGTCAATAGGAAGTCAAAGCAAGATCGCTATCAGTGGCTCAGTTTTGACACACAATCTAGTTGTTCAAAAAAGTTTTGAACACACAATTAAACAACACTATCCTGAAGTAACCATTATTCCTTTAACAGGAAGTAATGCTTCAGGGGTACTTTATTATGAAGGAGTAGAGCAATCATGACATTCAGACAATTAGGACTCTCGATTTATCCCGACCACAGCGATTTTACAAAGGACAAGCAGTACTTAGAGCTTGGAAAAAAATACGGCTATTCCCGTCTCTTTATGAGTATGCTCGAGGCTGAGGATATTCCTGCAACTAAAGAGAAATTCACTAAAATCGTTGCCGTTGCAAAAGATTTAGGCTATCTGACGATCATCGATATTTCGCCCCGTATTTTTGAAAAATTGAAAATCAGTTATCAGGATCTACGCTTTTTTGCAGAATTAGGTGTCGATGGGATTCGCTTGGATCAAGGATTTGATGGCAATACCGAAGCACTGATCAGTTACAATCCTTATGGGCTGATCATTGAATTGAATATGAGTAATGATGTGGCGTATCTTGAGAATATTTTGAGTTATCAAGCCAATAAACCTTATTTATTCGGTTGTCACAATTTTTACCCGCAAGTGGGCACTGGATTAACTGAGGAATTTTTCTTGGAATGCAGCGAACGCTTTAAAAAGAATGGGATTCATACGGCCGCTTTCGTCGCAAGTCAGCATGGGGAGCAGGGGCCTTGGAATGTCAATGATGGCTTGCCTACCTTAGAAAGTGACCGCTATCTGCCCATCGACGTACAAGCAAAAAAATTATTTGCGACCGGCTTGATCGATGATGTCATTATCGGAAATGCATACGCAACGGAAGAGGAATTGAAAGCCTTGGCAGATGTCGACCGTTATCAACTTCAACTGAAGGTGGATTTTTTAGAAACTACGACTGAGCTAGAATGGAAAATCGCTTGTGAGATGCAGCATTTCCGTCGTGGGGACACCAACGCTTTGGTCGCCCGGTCTACGCAATCACGTGTTATTTATAAGGGAGAGGCGAATCCTCCTCACGACGCCGATGGAGAATTTCAATTTGGAGATGTCGTGATCGGCAATGATCGTTTTGGTATCTATAAAAATGAACTACAGATTGTTCTGAACCCGCATAAAGATGACCGCAAAAATAAAATTGGACGGATTGCAGAGAAGGAACTGGCACTCCTTAACTACTTGAAACCTTGGACCAAATTTAAATTTAGCTGATTGGTTCTTGAAGGAAGCCATTAAATGATACGAGCTATTTAGGATGCCGTTTTTCTCGCCGTAAGAGACTGGAGAGGAGGCGTTTCCGCGATTTTGGCGGGGAATCCTTCGTTGGATAAGCTGAAATCGCCGCTCTCGTCGCTTCTGTCGGGCTAGTTTTAACGGAAGCCGCAGGTGATGCGGACAAAGTTTCACTGGATGATTGCTGAGGCAAGGGAGCAGTTGGCAAAGTGACAGTAGGAAATTCGGGCTGATTCTCGTGATTTACCGCAAACGCAGGCACTTCCACAGCCTCCACGCGTTTACTCGCAGCACAGCACGTCGTTTCTGTCGGTTCCTCCGCTTCCTCCGAAGAATCCGTCGTTCGGTCAAAAATCTCGTGTTCGATCGTCGTCACGATCTTCGCAGTGACGACGGAATCAAAAAACTTCACGCCGTCCCGTTCAAAAATATCTAAGCTCGTCAATAATTCGCAGGCTTCTTTGATGGTCTCCGCAGGCAAAGCGGTATCTATTCCTTTGTAAGTCCAATTGTGTTGTTTGCCGTGTTCGTTGGTAAATGTTGCGACTAATTTGTGGTTCATCTCTTCGCTTCCTTTCTTTATTAGGTCGGGGTAGGGGCAGTATATACGTTCATCAAGGTTCGTTCGTTTCATCAGGACGGATAGTCGAGATAAGGGAACGAACTAACGTCACCGCCTTCTCGCCAAAATTCCGCAGCGGAAATACCCGCAGCTTCAAGCTTCGCCATTCCGGTGCCATAAAATAGTCCTAGAAATAATAGAAGAATCGTTTCATCGTTCGCGTCGCTTTCGTTGTCAAAAAAAGCTCACGAATAAGATTCCGCAGAATATGCTTGAATTCCT
This window harbors:
- a CDS encoding MurR/RpiR family transcriptional regulator produces the protein MPIFAKIQEQKDAFSKSELKIAQFILDQPEEVLKMTAQQVATAANSSSAAVIRLCKRLKVYGFPQLKIELSADLSSGELSQKIQPEVRKNEAIHSIKERLLLNVQSSLAETVEELEDAQISQLSQLVARTTRLLVFGVGASNLVAQDIAQKWGSIGTIVSTFNNLNDILPIVANANKDDLLWVISNSGETPEAVHALKIAKEQNVATITMTKKGSSTISELGDIDIHTSQPIELPGKIAATDSLMLQFMAIDIIFYDYVSRYYETSISKLEQSSKLVKNYKKNFYKK
- a CDS encoding DUF2922 family protein; translated protein: MNHKLVATFTNEHGKQHNWTYKGIDTALPAETIKEACELLTSLDIFERDGVKFFDSVVTAKIVTTIEHEIFDRTTDSSEEAEEPTETTCCAASKRVEAVEVPAFAVNHENQPEFPTVTLPTAPLPQQSSSETLSASPAASVKTSPTEATRAAISAYPTKDSPPKSRKRLLSSLLRREKRHPK
- a CDS encoding DUF871 domain-containing protein, translating into MTFRQLGLSIYPDHSDFTKDKQYLELGKKYGYSRLFMSMLEAEDIPATKEKFTKIVAVAKDLGYLTIIDISPRIFEKLKISYQDLRFFAELGVDGIRLDQGFDGNTEALISYNPYGLIIELNMSNDVAYLENILSYQANKPYLFGCHNFYPQVGTGLTEEFFLECSERFKKNGIHTAAFVASQHGEQGPWNVNDGLPTLESDRYLPIDVQAKKLFATGLIDDVIIGNAYATEEELKALADVDRYQLQLKVDFLETTTELEWKIACEMQHFRRGDTNALVARSTQSRVIYKGEANPPHDADGEFQFGDVVIGNDRFGIYKNELQIVLNPHKDDRKNKIGRIAEKELALLNYLKPWTKFKFS
- a CDS encoding IS3 family transposase; translation: MESFHRSIKRELIEPNKHKSKLEMKVLIQDYLEDYYPNKRIHTKFMMTPRQFEAKKISNLTEC
- a CDS encoding PTS sugar transporter subunit IIC, which gives rise to MDRFMKIIEEKLVPPMSKLGTQRHLLAIRNGVVSTLSLILIGSFFLIFVNIPYKPIADLLAPYSETIALPFRMTMGLMAIYATFIMGSDLAKSYKLDPTTGGVLSLGAFFMLQMPVNVTTPADAPLGFVLPMASLGASGMFSGILAMIFSVEVYRFFTNKKITIKMPEQVPPAVARSFEALIPGAVVLITLWIIRDIIGFDVNSALMAMFKPITGLLGNNLFGALLPMFFIHLLWSFGIHGMSIVGSVIRPIWLVMLDDNAKALASGTPATELPYIAPEQFYQWTVTIGGAGATIVVAVLFLFICRSKFLKEVGRFTLIPGIFNINEPMMFGAPMILNPYMFIPFNLVPLVLTTISYSAIKFGLVNGFSTYQAWTLPAPIGGFLSAGNDWRVVVLILVNLLVAGIIYYPFVKAYDKKMVQDEMAQVETSAAE
- a CDS encoding helix-turn-helix domain-containing protein — protein: MRKTYDREFKLKISQDLLEKKVTTKGIAEEYNISRPTISRWVSEYRRYGKNAFAGKGKRLPDKADFYILEQKNKRLTEENEILKKFDTFVKQKK
- a CDS encoding BadF/BadG/BcrA/BcrD ATPase family protein, with translation MQYKIGIDSGGTHITAQAYTSNKELIAETTAGPGNSFVDTNQTKRNILAALDKLFEELPVNKCELILAGVAGSQSAGNQKELAEYIEKKVQRPTIVLSDAELALLKGLQGSNGLLVIAGTGSIVLGRFNQTPYRAGGWGQLLGDQGSAYDLVRQAFKGMLKEADRGQVGELTALILPIIGVKDIFEAVHLFNRLSRNELAAYGKKFAEHGDQNEAFQAIMKKSGEQLAEQALDILDRAGSIGSQSKIAISGSVLTHNLVVQKSFEHTIKQHYPEVTIIPLTGSNASGVLYYEGVEQS
- a CDS encoding GNAT family N-acetyltransferase, yielding MITTEIARNEERLNVKNEAIIAEYFRTEDDIMDYYFEKALEIDVSDIVQIIEDRIEWMNKEEIHQWNETKYFDVYPQSYFCKLVKQGELFVLRSRSKGTIVGVAALFTEDPRWEKVSKEPSYYVHHLATALNKPGLGKLLLKFIEMKAEKDHRTVRLDCAKDNSFLNTYYSELGYRHVGTCVDGLYTGNLRQKRLG